A single window of Streptomyces sp. NBC_00464 DNA harbors:
- a CDS encoding NYN domain-containing protein translates to MERVDRCVVLVDAGYLLGAAASLLAGEPARSRITVDHAALIQGLRERAEADTEQPLLRIYWFDGAPDRVPQPEHRRLRVMPRVTVRLGALTRSDGRWAQKGVDAAMHAELTELARNRACSDVVLVTGDGDLLPGLMSAKEHGVAVHLWAVQAADGDYNQSEDLVAEADERSVLDRAWITQAVRAKETGGACAPPPVPRPEIAAILSAPLPEAALAASAERASEAQAEAARNGTSTPPDENTGHTAHGHGGRGVPTPKDLAGSLRGPAAQADRQQPAPPPANATLRWSSDRGWVERGGPLGEPPETASLPTLAQVTSAEQRWADREEDITTVGGDPFEVGQVFARRWMERLPETVHLQKLSTMYPRIPHRIDGELLRYAARFGLLAHKDDQIDEHDRYAIRAGFWREIDVRAAAEHTPAGEKPTPAADRHAPAAGKPTSAAAAGD, encoded by the coding sequence GTGGAACGCGTGGACCGTTGCGTCGTCCTGGTGGATGCCGGTTACCTGCTGGGCGCAGCCGCGAGCCTGCTGGCCGGGGAGCCCGCCCGTTCCCGCATCACCGTCGACCACGCGGCCCTGATCCAGGGCCTGCGGGAGCGGGCGGAGGCCGATACCGAACAGCCGTTGCTGCGGATCTACTGGTTCGACGGCGCCCCCGACCGCGTACCGCAGCCCGAACACCGCAGGCTGCGCGTCATGCCGCGGGTGACGGTACGGCTCGGCGCCCTGACCCGCAGCGACGGGCGCTGGGCGCAGAAGGGCGTCGACGCGGCGATGCACGCCGAGCTCACCGAACTCGCCAGGAACCGGGCCTGCTCGGACGTCGTCCTGGTGACCGGCGACGGCGATCTGCTGCCCGGCCTGATGTCCGCCAAGGAGCACGGCGTCGCCGTCCACCTCTGGGCCGTCCAGGCCGCCGACGGTGACTACAACCAGTCGGAGGACCTGGTCGCGGAGGCCGACGAGCGGAGCGTGCTGGACCGGGCCTGGATCACCCAGGCCGTACGGGCCAAGGAGACCGGCGGCGCCTGCGCCCCGCCCCCCGTACCGCGCCCCGAGATCGCCGCGATCCTCTCCGCGCCCCTGCCCGAGGCGGCCCTCGCGGCCTCCGCCGAGCGGGCCTCGGAGGCCCAGGCCGAAGCCGCCCGCAACGGCACGTCCACGCCACCCGACGAGAACACCGGCCACACCGCGCACGGCCACGGCGGCAGGGGCGTCCCCACCCCGAAGGACCTCGCGGGCAGCCTGCGCGGCCCCGCGGCGCAGGCGGACCGGCAGCAGCCCGCCCCGCCGCCCGCCAACGCGACCCTGCGCTGGTCCTCCGACCGGGGATGGGTGGAGCGCGGCGGCCCCCTCGGCGAACCCCCCGAGACCGCCTCCCTGCCGACGCTCGCCCAGGTCACCAGCGCCGAGCAGCGCTGGGCGGACCGGGAGGAGGACATCACCACGGTCGGCGGTGACCCCTTCGAGGTGGGGCAGGTCTTCGCCCGGCGCTGGATGGAACGCCTGCCGGAGACCGTCCACCTGCAGAAGCTGTCCACCATGTATCCCCGCATCCCGCACCGCATCGACGGCGAACTTCTGCGGTACGCCGCCCGCTTCGGGCTGCTCGCCCACAAGGACGACCAGATCGACGAGCACGACCGGTACGCGATCCGGGCGGGATTCTGGCGCGAGATCGACGTACGGGCGGCGGCGGAGCACACCCCGGCGGGCGAGAAGCCCACCCCGGCGGCCGACCGGCACGCGCCTGCCGCCGGGAAACCCACGAGCGCGGCGGCGGCCGGGGACTGA
- a CDS encoding ABC transporter ATP-binding protein has translation MCAVRDLVKIYPAARGRRGTPATPEVRATDGISLDIRRGEIFGLLGPNGAGKSTLVRQLTGLMRPDSGSVDLLGHDLVRHPERASRLIGYLGQESTALDELTVGLAAETTGRLRGLPVREARAERDAVLDELGLGELAGRPLKKLSGGQRRLACVAAALVGERPVLILDEPTTGMDPVARRAVWAAVDRRRAERGATVLLVTHNVIEAETVLDRVAVIERGKVIACDTPAGLKERVAGEVRVELVWRERAPLDVPEVAALRASAQESGRRWVLRLGPDEARAAVAAVTGGAAFAALDDFTLATPSLEDVYLALGGDATKGLVKS, from the coding sequence GTGTGCGCGGTGCGTGACCTGGTCAAGATCTATCCCGCGGCCCGGGGCCGGCGCGGCACGCCCGCCACCCCCGAGGTACGCGCCACCGACGGCATCAGCCTGGACATCCGGCGCGGTGAGATCTTCGGGCTGCTCGGCCCCAACGGTGCCGGCAAGTCCACCCTCGTGCGACAGCTCACCGGGCTCATGCGGCCCGACTCGGGCAGCGTCGACCTGCTGGGCCACGACCTCGTGCGCCACCCCGAACGGGCCTCCCGGCTGATCGGCTACCTCGGGCAGGAATCGACCGCGCTCGACGAGCTGACCGTCGGGCTCGCCGCCGAGACCACCGGACGGCTGCGTGGTCTTCCGGTACGCGAGGCCCGCGCCGAACGCGACGCGGTGCTGGATGAACTCGGTCTCGGCGAGCTGGCCGGCCGTCCTTTGAAGAAGCTCTCCGGCGGACAGCGGCGGCTGGCCTGTGTCGCGGCCGCGCTGGTCGGGGAGCGGCCGGTGCTCATCCTCGACGAGCCGACGACCGGAATGGACCCCGTGGCCCGGCGCGCCGTCTGGGCCGCCGTCGACCGGCGGCGTGCCGAGCGCGGTGCGACGGTGCTGCTGGTCACCCACAACGTCATCGAGGCCGAGACCGTCCTCGACCGGGTCGCCGTCATCGAACGCGGCAAGGTGATCGCCTGCGACACCCCGGCCGGGCTCAAGGAGCGGGTCGCGGGCGAGGTCCGGGTGGAACTGGTGTGGCGCGAGCGGGCGCCGCTGGACGTGCCCGAGGTCGCCGCCCTGCGGGCGTCCGCGCAGGAGTCCGGGCGCCGCTGGGTGCTGCGGCTCGGGCCCGACGAGGCGCGGGCGGCGGTCGCCGCCGTGACCGGTGGCGCGGCCTTCGCCGCACTCGACGACTTCACCCTGGCGACACCCAGCCTGGAGGACGTCTACCTGGCGCTCGGCGGGGACGCCACCAAAGGGCTGGTGAAGTCATGA
- a CDS encoding ABC transporter permease: MFPSLAAVYRAQLSRARVARIPLLFVATFQSIGIMVLMRGVVDGGSEARAVVAGSSVLVVAFVALNMLAQYFGQLRAGGGLDHYATLPVPPAAVVLGAAGAYASFTVPGTIVTAVTGSVLFGLPMTHLWVLVAVIPLSGAALSGLGAAFGLLAPRQELATLLGQLGMSAALLLGVLPADRLPGPIGWARDLLPSTYGVEALARSFDAHPDWAVILLDLAVCAVVGVLSLAVATWAYRRAAVR, translated from the coding sequence CTGTTCCCCTCGCTCGCCGCGGTCTACCGGGCCCAGCTGTCCCGGGCCCGCGTCGCCCGCATCCCGCTGCTCTTCGTGGCGACCTTCCAGTCCATCGGGATCATGGTCCTGATGCGCGGGGTCGTGGACGGGGGCTCGGAGGCCCGCGCCGTCGTGGCCGGGTCCAGCGTGCTGGTCGTCGCCTTCGTCGCCCTGAACATGCTGGCCCAGTACTTCGGGCAGCTGCGGGCCGGCGGAGGGCTCGACCACTACGCGACCCTGCCGGTGCCGCCCGCCGCGGTGGTGCTCGGAGCTGCCGGGGCGTACGCCTCCTTCACCGTGCCCGGCACGATCGTGACGGCGGTGACGGGCAGCGTGCTGTTCGGGCTGCCGATGACTCATCTGTGGGTGCTCGTCGCGGTCATCCCGCTCTCCGGCGCGGCTCTCTCCGGCCTGGGCGCCGCCTTCGGGCTGCTCGCGCCCCGGCAGGAGCTGGCCACGCTGCTGGGCCAGCTGGGCATGTCCGCCGCGCTGCTGCTGGGCGTGCTCCCGGCGGACCGGCTGCCCGGGCCGATCGGCTGGGCGCGCGACCTGCTGCCCTCCACGTACGGAGTCGAGGCGCTCGCCCGTTCCTTCGACGCCCACCCCGACTGGGCCGTCATCCTCCTCGACCTCGCCGTCTGCGCCGTCGTGGGCGTCCTCTCGCTCGCCGTGGCGACCTGGGCGTACCGCAGGGCAGCGGTCCGGTGA